Proteins from one Sulfurovum sp. TSL1 genomic window:
- the radC gene encoding DNA repair protein RadC yields the protein MKSIRELHKHDKPREKLAARGAAGLKNDELLAIVLGSGVQGKDVRKLAREIICMLDSDFETLSLDTLCGIHGLGSAKASQILASIELSRRYLIQHNKRITSAEDVYHELKPFSCKSQEHFLVMTLDGASHIINTRTVFIGTLNQSLVHPREVFADAIADRAAGIIVAHNHPSGTLAASRADIQITQRLKEVAALVGIELLDHVILAKEGYYSFSDEGLL from the coding sequence ATGAAAAGTATCAGAGAATTACATAAACATGACAAGCCTAGAGAGAAGCTGGCAGCCAGAGGTGCGGCGGGGCTTAAAAACGATGAACTGCTGGCGATAGTGCTTGGATCTGGTGTACAGGGTAAAGATGTACGGAAGTTGGCCAGAGAGATCATCTGTATGCTGGACAGTGATTTCGAGACGTTAAGCCTTGATACACTTTGTGGCATCCATGGCCTGGGCAGCGCAAAAGCTTCACAGATACTGGCCTCCATAGAGTTAAGCAGACGCTATCTGATACAGCATAATAAACGCATCACTTCTGCAGAAGATGTCTACCATGAACTCAAACCTTTCAGCTGCAAATCCCAGGAACATTTTCTGGTGATGACCCTCGACGGCGCTTCCCATATCATCAATACACGGACCGTCTTCATAGGCACGCTCAACCAGAGCCTGGTCCATCCCAGAGAGGTCTTTGCCGATGCCATAGCCGACAGGGCCGCGGGAATCATCGTGGCCCATAACCATCCCTCAGGCACCCTGGCAGCAAGCAGGGCAGATATTCAGATCACCCAAAGGCTCAAAGAGGTAGCAGCACTGGTCGGCATAGAGTTGCTCGATCATGTCATCCTGGCAAAAGAGGGCTATTACAGTTTTTCCGATGAGGGATTGCTGTAG
- a CDS encoding ORF6N domain-containing protein yields MDEMMVQGEISSRIYTIRGEQVMLDRDLAAIYKVETKVLNQAVKRNIKRFPSDFMFQLNDAEKNELVTKCDRFKTLKHSSVNPYAFTEQGVYMLATVLKSDVAIEVNIAIMRTFTKLREFSKHYNALAKKIIEVERKSDRQYKELTKALDELIEESKAAQSKTIGFIQPEQ; encoded by the coding sequence ATGGATGAGATGATGGTACAGGGTGAGATCAGTAGTCGTATCTATACTATACGTGGTGAACAAGTGATGCTTGATAGGGATCTGGCAGCAATTTATAAAGTAGAAACTAAAGTACTGAACCAGGCAGTAAAAAGAAATATAAAAAGATTCCCAAGTGACTTTATGTTTCAGCTTAATGACGCTGAGAAAAATGAACTGGTCACAAAATGTGACCGGTTTAAAACTTTAAAGCACTCATCGGTTAATCCTTATGCTTTTACGGAGCAGGGTGTTTATATGTTGGCAACTGTTTTAAAAAGTGATGTGGCTATAGAGGTTAATATCGCCATTATGCGAACATTTACCAAACTGAGAGAGTTCAGCAAACACTACAATGCTTTAGCCAAGAAGATCATCGAAGTGGAGCGCAAAAGCGACAGACAGTACAAGGAGCTGACCAAAGCGCTGGACGAACTGATAGAAGAATCCAAAGCAGCCCAGAGCAAGACCATAGGGTTTATCCAGCCTGAACAGTGA
- a CDS encoding ShlB/FhaC/HecB family hemolysin secretion/activation protein: protein MQNIRYKPLRLYIGTLLLQTHFLQALPIPKQVDDILRYEEQKKIYEEQTKARETPEAIYTELTPIPLSQESNATQACIRIESIDTTEITLIDKEVLEALKEPYLHRCDTMHDINTLVKKINNIYIEKAYITSRAYIKLQDLSEGHLVIAAMEGKVESVRGNNISTGLVFPFIKNEFLNLRDLETGLEQLNRLQSMQATMSINPGKEEGFSQVEIKGKKIGSALHGSLGANNYGTVKSGKYQFSGSVGWDNPLGINDLLTLNLNTTDKQDSDNNSLGNSISYGLPVGRAYLEFIYSRFEYDQIVNGLNREYLSNGESEAFQIRSEYKLFHTKTQRGKFDLSLLRKENDNYLAGVYLDTSSSTLTILQLSYTHHYSGAAWDGYATLKYHRGLDWMGAKTGSLADATFDKTTLDLSYSKQYKNAFLPLFYHFSFYGQYAQQGIVGSEQIGIGGPYSVRGFENESQISGNRGFYLRNELATHKAYAKGTVSPYLALDYGVVSRNEESYGGHIVGAAVGCRVTFDQWSLDLSRSFPLIDSNEVTYATNGDEIRKTNDGLTGFSLSYRF, encoded by the coding sequence ATGCAAAACATACGATACAAGCCTTTGAGACTATACATCGGTACTTTATTGCTTCAAACACACTTCCTACAAGCCTTACCTATACCCAAACAGGTAGATGACATCCTACGTTATGAAGAACAAAAAAAGATCTATGAAGAGCAGACCAAAGCACGTGAAACGCCAGAAGCGATCTATACGGAACTCACACCTATCCCCTTATCGCAAGAGAGTAACGCAACACAAGCCTGTATCCGGATCGAAAGTATCGATACGACAGAGATCACACTGATCGACAAAGAAGTTCTGGAAGCACTTAAGGAACCCTACCTTCACAGATGTGATACGATGCACGATATCAACACGCTCGTGAAGAAGATCAATAATATTTATATAGAAAAAGCCTATATCACTTCAAGAGCGTACATCAAACTTCAGGATCTCTCCGAAGGTCATCTTGTGATCGCTGCGATGGAAGGCAAAGTCGAATCCGTAAGAGGAAACAATATCTCTACGGGATTGGTTTTCCCTTTTATTAAAAATGAATTTCTCAATCTCAGGGATCTCGAAACAGGTCTGGAGCAGCTGAACCGTCTGCAGTCCATGCAGGCAACGATGAGCATAAACCCGGGGAAGGAAGAGGGGTTTTCACAGGTAGAGATCAAGGGCAAAAAAATAGGGTCTGCCCTGCATGGTTCCCTGGGGGCCAATAACTACGGGACGGTCAAGTCAGGCAAATATCAGTTCAGCGGTTCTGTCGGGTGGGACAACCCTTTGGGGATCAACGATCTGTTGACACTGAATCTGAACACTACAGACAAACAGGACAGTGACAATAATTCACTGGGTAACAGCATCTCGTATGGATTGCCGGTCGGAAGAGCCTATCTGGAGTTCATCTATTCCAGGTTTGAGTATGATCAGATCGTGAACGGGCTCAACAGGGAGTATCTTTCCAATGGCGAGAGTGAGGCATTTCAGATCAGATCGGAGTACAAACTTTTCCATACCAAAACACAAAGAGGAAAGTTCGATCTCTCTTTGCTGCGTAAAGAGAATGATAACTATCTCGCAGGTGTCTATCTGGATACCTCAAGCAGTACATTAACGATACTGCAGCTCTCTTATACGCATCATTACAGTGGGGCTGCATGGGATGGGTATGCTACCTTAAAATACCATCGGGGATTGGACTGGATGGGTGCCAAAACAGGCTCTTTGGCCGATGCGACTTTTGATAAAACTACCTTAGACCTCAGTTACAGCAAACAGTACAAAAATGCATTCCTGCCTCTCTTCTACCATTTTTCCTTTTATGGACAGTATGCCCAACAAGGGATCGTAGGCTCCGAACAGATAGGGATCGGGGGTCCGTACAGTGTCAGAGGCTTTGAGAATGAAAGCCAGATCTCCGGGAACAGGGGTTTCTATCTGCGTAATGAACTGGCAACGCACAAGGCATATGCAAAAGGTACCGTCAGCCCCTATCTGGCTCTGGATTATGGTGTGGTCAGCCGTAATGAGGAGAGTTATGGCGGTCATATCGTAGGGGCTGCTGTCGGCTGCAGGGTTACCTTTGATCAATGGTCTTTGGATCTCTCACGGTCCTTTCCCCTGATAGATTCCAATGAAGTCACGTATGCCACCAATGGTGATGAAATACGTAAAACAAATGATGGTTTGACTGGCTTCAGTCTCTCTTATAGATTTTAA
- a CDS encoding hemagglutinin repeat-containing protein — protein sequence MHTMKPSYAKQFLTLGISSLLISPPVMAADIVVDTTRTDQHTSVDTAPNGTTVVNIARPNTNGVSHNTYIEFNVPTQGTILNNAGQEVNTQLAGYIYGNENMRDGSATLILNEVSGTNRSRLNGYLEVAGKSADVIVANPNGVTVNGAGFINIPKATLTTGKVSFNGGKPVFDIEGGDIFIDDKGLDASGTSSLELYTQAIKLNAKLYTNDLKVVTGLNHIDADGAVTSRDNAEKKRPLFSIDSTALGGIYANAISLVGTQKGVGVNLPSEMLVQDRLELSADGRIILGTVSVQNKANIHSQGSSIEVHKGVHAETLELKALSDITLHGNTGATGDLTLQGDSLTNDGLIAAGVHTDFTQAQEGHLSLDFAESIKNVGMLYGLTGAAIETKHFFNADQSEVITGTLTVHASETLRNAGLIHAKDLMQLTAGSFDNTQGTIEGLESVHFSIANGFLNNGGSLFAGHALTLTAETLDNTEGTLQADGALSVGSAGEIENTRGTLYSGAGTAVKAGSLHNEEGFIGSGKSVLLDLFSLNGDNGTISGEGVTVHTSGMQSNHATILSTAGLDIHSSGDTTLTNTALYAYHDMSIDTQTLNLNNTSLWAQHRGTITAGTFNNKESILSAAQMQIHTGTLHNADSYLYAAGGTLNITATDALDNSHGLISANGNLVVNTPNLDNRNGELEAGNTLGVTSDHLQIEGSRFFAGEHLEVSSNISTIDTATKFLSANAMDLDFAGDLVHHGEILANGTGNIIVHGDLDNEGSITANGSLGIVADTLTNNANGTGASIRGGYLSTILLHGDLNNHGFLTSSGDLEITASTINNYAGIAAAYGLTLNSANLYNYQTLLSGTDMDLYIADLLANNEDATIYAGNHLRIASDADGGKTRRVENISGRIESAADMYIAAEEISNISATEITTTLQKVNGRIDITCDIWESFSCPALAIPLETDLMAIKAEILQEYSDKGVTLSESELQDLLTERMIQEDREAYILNMYKDTKTTSDTLYFYELTASLESNAMIVKRTKPHKKEEFRKVDYAVTKEVVDPVSLANHKEGEIISGHDLFMDAATVTNRTSLIAAANDIAINGDLFNIGVETTESIDATINYSWKHKSDGGQGQLPISKSEIRDTEGIPSKIMAGGMLSGNFGVLQNGMESGASVNTDPNAPTISTSTQTANETQQTLTDTITNQTNIDQDAIESTALALTPQVYDPSQEGMALPDDPYGVFVLSQDPVGPLIESNPEYTHYSHFVSSDYMLERLGYDGRSQVRRLGDAMYETQLIRDAIIAMTGERFIGTSQNDKEQYTDLMNAGIEYAQEVGLELGVPPTALQLKNLKEDVVWMEEKVIQGKHVLVPVLYLAKAYKKSTGASISADRMDLIVDGHLANSGNLQTREEMQLRTGTMTNSRGNIEAGSSMHLSAVGDIKNLSGSLKGGTVVLHSTQGNILNKTLSKKLEIEHSVGSEEYTLLDKTASIKATKGTLVINAAKNIDTIGADLRGKDGITLQAGEDITVKTLKEERSYEYTFENGYAKGESIAHLQSNIQTEGLLDIQTGANAHLEAANIKAENVRIDAEDKVNFTAVTDSSYSTSYFESDDLLSSASVADASLQQSVKGTTVDTGIVQIKGEEGIVLESARLTATEAVSISSGKGNVDFTAKSYSNASYHEESDSILGGLISSRSVDEVSETLLADSSASAESQIVVAGKNVNLIATNLETANGGIKLSATENVNILSGMESRSERHIREESGLLQGGHLYQAKTDETVTYDESAKASSIKSASSVVIDAGSAEVIGSNIQAAEHIVVKTDVGSIEVKEAKEQHGNKETHEELNIDLKFGGAKVEDGKAKVTVASASYDKEELTENYTTSSSSNLQAGGTVQLTSVEDIKIQGSNIAAGGDVTLDAQGDVLITEAKDTMDSTLDEMHATAEVSVSVTHSAAQAAVAVQGVNDAKNQVKQAARDYRKYKKELKNHESTLATLQQELQEVKPGVSQEDIDELTELITESKEDEKYYTASIEAAGANLVSKTTQAAQALKGAAASAGTAGFSASLDLDVDGTKTNTNTQSTSSTASTIQVGNTINITTGIGEGQQVLIQSSHLQAGNSINVETEELNIVASKDTYRSETESEHISAHASVSTAGGYSASVSADKSHSRENQTTYSNSTLNANTINLTTTQDANIKGANIHGTKETNLNVGGDLNIASVQNRTRTTNNSVGASAGISGSTGLDNPMTTGENQNESGVSNINGTNAGSNTANGRSRSKETVLTSIAGATVNINTTGNTDLKGAQIVAGEVDEEGNFIDNGQLTLNTGTLTHSDFSNTSYESSTSASLNTNVSINNQPANPQDPTSTDQTDLNINSSQVTASNTQTTSKTKTLATLGEGTVIIGSVETEADSTLNRNTDTIDKEIYSVTQQQGYVDLTVDHRLLSEDGQAEIKEDMEKVGESTQIVTSTLPSASDDNVILSALGTVLDTLSYATAGITPSEETNGGLLGNIPILFGDNDIEHKVLQVKSESMLTEENKNDFIPMKESEYYKSVSQEDRDALDALGNLYVSKAPVVIDANNATYQNGTNGMMNNEIQALRNMITQTHVEGDTNINGTLNYNPTHGFLGDLIESGVDKNGGTTGIARQTGEFMYDVTHARGTSGANFANHSQGNALVYAGVNYINATSGFDEAAYFIDLSKAEDEQKDGLPSVTGFGSPMSYDTMNKLFVETGFEFTGNFTNENDYVGEGIGANTGHNGSATILKKLNLYNAALLFDVLPTPSPHGRYNCDPSKGQICGDRP from the coding sequence ATGCATACGATGAAACCAAGCTACGCTAAACAGTTTCTCACTCTGGGAATCTCTTCTCTTTTGATCTCTCCGCCTGTGATGGCTGCAGATATAGTCGTTGATACGACACGCACCGATCAACATACGTCTGTGGATACGGCACCCAATGGGACTACGGTCGTGAATATCGCAAGACCCAATACCAACGGTGTCTCGCATAATACCTATATAGAATTCAACGTGCCGACACAGGGAACGATACTCAACAATGCCGGTCAGGAGGTCAATACACAGCTGGCAGGATACATTTACGGGAATGAGAATATGCGTGACGGCTCTGCCACACTGATACTCAATGAAGTCTCAGGAACCAACCGATCCCGTCTTAACGGCTACTTGGAAGTTGCAGGTAAGAGTGCAGATGTCATTGTCGCTAACCCTAACGGTGTGACGGTAAACGGAGCAGGTTTCATAAATATTCCCAAAGCGACACTGACTACAGGAAAGGTCAGCTTCAATGGTGGTAAACCTGTTTTTGATATAGAAGGCGGGGATATTTTCATCGATGACAAAGGTTTGGATGCAAGTGGTACCAGCAGTCTGGAACTCTATACACAGGCGATCAAGCTCAATGCTAAACTCTACACCAATGACCTGAAGGTCGTTACGGGCTTGAACCATATCGATGCGGATGGTGCAGTGACAAGCAGGGACAATGCAGAGAAGAAGAGACCTTTGTTCTCCATAGACTCTACGGCACTTGGCGGTATCTATGCGAATGCCATCTCTCTTGTAGGTACACAAAAGGGTGTAGGGGTGAATCTCCCTTCAGAGATGCTGGTGCAGGACAGGCTGGAGCTGTCTGCCGATGGCAGGATCATTTTGGGAACGGTTTCTGTTCAAAACAAAGCAAACATCCATTCGCAGGGCAGTTCCATCGAAGTACATAAAGGAGTACATGCGGAGACGCTTGAGCTGAAAGCTTTGAGCGATATCACCCTGCATGGAAATACCGGTGCAACAGGCGATCTTACACTTCAGGGGGACAGTCTTACGAACGATGGTCTCATCGCAGCAGGGGTACACACCGATTTTACCCAGGCACAAGAGGGGCATCTCAGTCTGGATTTTGCAGAAAGTATCAAGAATGTCGGTATGCTCTATGGTTTAACGGGTGCTGCGATAGAGACGAAACATTTTTTCAATGCGGATCAGTCAGAAGTGATCACCGGCACACTGACGGTACATGCTTCAGAAACCTTAAGAAATGCAGGGCTTATCCATGCAAAGGATCTGATGCAACTCACTGCCGGGAGCTTTGACAACACTCAGGGGACGATAGAAGGTTTAGAGAGCGTTCATTTCAGTATTGCCAATGGATTTTTAAATAACGGTGGATCGCTTTTTGCCGGTCATGCACTTACACTCACAGCGGAAACACTGGATAATACAGAAGGCACCCTACAGGCGGACGGAGCGTTGAGCGTAGGTAGTGCAGGGGAGATAGAGAACACAAGAGGAACACTCTACTCTGGTGCCGGCACAGCGGTGAAGGCAGGGTCACTGCATAATGAAGAGGGGTTCATCGGCTCGGGCAAATCGGTTCTCCTGGATCTTTTCAGTCTCAATGGAGATAACGGAACGATCTCAGGCGAGGGTGTGACGGTCCATACTTCCGGTATGCAAAGTAATCATGCCACCATCCTCTCTACGGCAGGATTGGATATTCACTCAAGCGGAGATACGACGCTGACAAACACTGCCCTATACGCCTATCATGATATGAGTATAGACACACAAACTCTCAATCTCAATAACACTTCGTTATGGGCACAGCATAGAGGTACCATCACTGCGGGCACTTTTAACAATAAAGAGAGCATACTTTCTGCTGCACAGATGCAGATCCATACCGGAACATTGCACAATGCCGATAGCTATTTATATGCTGCAGGCGGTACCTTGAACATTACTGCTACAGATGCACTGGACAATAGCCATGGTCTGATCTCTGCGAACGGAAACCTTGTAGTGAATACACCGAATTTGGACAACCGGAACGGCGAACTCGAAGCAGGAAACACTTTGGGTGTCACAAGTGATCATTTACAGATAGAGGGTTCACGGTTCTTTGCGGGAGAGCATTTGGAGGTGAGCTCAAATATTTCAACGATCGATACAGCTACAAAATTCCTTTCGGCCAATGCTATGGATCTGGACTTTGCAGGAGACCTTGTGCATCATGGAGAGATACTTGCCAACGGTACGGGAAATATCATAGTACATGGCGATCTCGATAACGAGGGAAGTATCACTGCCAATGGTTCACTGGGCATAGTTGCCGACACGCTTACCAACAATGCCAACGGTACAGGTGCAAGCATAAGAGGAGGCTACCTTTCAACCATCCTGCTTCATGGTGATCTCAATAATCATGGATTTCTTACCTCTTCGGGAGACCTGGAGATCACAGCATCCACTATCAACAACTATGCCGGTATAGCAGCAGCCTATGGTCTGACCCTGAATAGTGCTAACCTTTACAATTACCAGACACTGCTTTCAGGTACGGATATGGATTTGTATATTGCCGATCTGCTGGCCAATAATGAAGATGCCACTATCTATGCGGGCAATCACTTACGCATAGCCTCAGATGCTGATGGTGGTAAGACCAGAAGAGTGGAAAACATCTCGGGGAGGATCGAATCAGCTGCAGATATGTATATCGCAGCCGAAGAGATCAGCAATATTTCGGCTACAGAGATCACGACCACGTTGCAAAAAGTAAATGGCAGGATCGACATCACCTGTGATATATGGGAGAGTTTTTCCTGCCCTGCACTGGCCATACCTCTGGAGACCGACCTGATGGCCATCAAGGCAGAGATCCTGCAGGAGTATAGTGATAAGGGTGTGACGTTAAGCGAGAGTGAACTACAGGATCTACTCACTGAGCGAATGATCCAGGAAGACAGGGAAGCGTACATTTTGAACATGTATAAAGATACCAAAACGACATCGGATACACTTTATTTTTACGAACTGACCGCATCACTTGAGAGCAATGCAATGATCGTCAAACGGACAAAACCGCACAAGAAAGAGGAGTTCAGAAAAGTGGACTATGCGGTCACAAAAGAGGTGGTCGACCCGGTTTCTCTGGCCAACCATAAAGAGGGAGAGATCATCTCCGGGCATGATCTTTTCATGGATGCCGCTACCGTTACCAATAGAACCAGTCTCATCGCAGCCGCCAATGACATAGCTATCAATGGAGATCTCTTCAATATCGGTGTAGAAACGACAGAATCCATAGATGCAACGATCAACTATTCGTGGAAACATAAAAGTGACGGCGGTCAAGGGCAACTGCCTATTTCCAAAAGTGAGATACGTGATACAGAAGGCATACCTTCCAAAATTATGGCGGGAGGCATGTTGAGTGGAAATTTTGGTGTGCTGCAAAACGGGATGGAATCAGGTGCTTCAGTCAATACCGACCCTAATGCACCGACGATCTCCACAAGTACCCAGACTGCAAATGAGACACAGCAAACTCTTACAGATACAATTACAAACCAAACGAATATCGATCAGGATGCCATTGAAAGCACGGCTTTGGCCCTTACCCCACAGGTTTATGATCCGAGTCAAGAAGGTATGGCACTTCCAGACGATCCTTATGGAGTATTTGTTTTGTCGCAAGATCCCGTTGGACCGCTTATAGAGTCCAATCCCGAGTACACCCATTACAGCCACTTTGTCAGTTCTGACTATATGTTGGAGCGTTTGGGGTATGATGGCAGAAGTCAAGTGCGACGCTTGGGTGATGCGATGTATGAGACACAGCTCATTCGTGATGCGATCATAGCTATGACAGGAGAGCGTTTCATCGGTACGTCACAGAATGATAAGGAACAATATACCGATCTGATGAATGCAGGTATAGAGTATGCGCAAGAGGTAGGGCTGGAGTTGGGTGTGCCTCCGACAGCCTTGCAGCTTAAAAATCTTAAAGAAGACGTGGTATGGATGGAAGAGAAGGTCATTCAAGGGAAGCATGTTCTGGTACCGGTACTCTATCTGGCTAAAGCGTACAAAAAGTCAACAGGTGCGAGTATTTCAGCTGACCGCATGGATCTCATTGTAGACGGACATTTGGCAAACAGTGGCAACCTGCAGACCAGAGAGGAGATGCAGCTGCGTACTGGTACCATGACAAACAGCAGAGGAAACATAGAAGCAGGATCAAGTATGCATCTCTCTGCCGTAGGTGATATCAAAAATCTCTCGGGGAGTCTGAAAGGGGGTACGGTTGTGCTTCACAGTACCCAAGGGAACATCCTCAACAAAACCTTAAGTAAAAAGCTGGAGATAGAGCATAGTGTAGGGTCAGAAGAGTACACGCTCTTAGACAAAACGGCATCCATCAAAGCCACCAAAGGCACACTTGTGATAAATGCAGCCAAGAACATCGATACGATAGGTGCAGACCTTAGGGGTAAAGATGGCATCACTCTTCAGGCAGGAGAAGATATCACCGTCAAAACCCTCAAAGAGGAGAGATCTTATGAGTACACCTTTGAGAACGGTTACGCCAAAGGCGAAAGCATTGCACATTTGCAAAGCAACATTCAAACAGAGGGATTGCTCGATATCCAGACAGGTGCGAATGCCCACCTGGAAGCTGCAAATATCAAAGCGGAAAATGTACGTATCGATGCAGAGGATAAAGTGAACTTTACAGCTGTAACAGACAGCAGTTACAGTACTTCCTATTTTGAGAGTGATGATCTGCTTTCAAGTGCTTCTGTGGCAGATGCCTCCTTGCAGCAGTCGGTCAAAGGGACAACGGTCGATACGGGTATCGTCCAGATAAAAGGCGAAGAGGGCATTGTACTGGAGTCTGCGCGTTTGACCGCAACAGAGGCAGTAAGTATCAGTTCAGGTAAAGGAAATGTGGACTTTACAGCCAAGAGCTACAGTAATGCAAGCTACCATGAAGAGAGCGACTCTATACTTGGAGGGCTTATCAGTTCACGTTCGGTAGATGAAGTAAGTGAAACGCTTTTGGCCGATTCCTCTGCATCGGCAGAGAGCCAGATCGTTGTGGCGGGTAAAAATGTCAATCTTATCGCCACGAACCTGGAAACGGCGAACGGAGGCATCAAACTCTCTGCCACTGAAAATGTCAATATCCTTTCAGGTATGGAGTCTCGAAGCGAAAGACATATCAGAGAAGAGAGCGGACTCTTACAAGGCGGACATCTCTACCAGGCAAAAACAGATGAGACAGTGACTTATGATGAGAGTGCTAAAGCTTCTAGCATTAAATCTGCATCTTCAGTAGTGATAGATGCAGGAAGTGCAGAAGTCATAGGTTCTAACATCCAAGCAGCAGAGCACATTGTAGTTAAAACAGATGTAGGAAGCATAGAAGTTAAAGAAGCTAAAGAACAACACGGTAATAAAGAGACACATGAAGAGTTGAACATTGATCTTAAGTTTGGAGGAGCCAAAGTAGAAGACGGTAAAGCAAAAGTGACAGTTGCATCTGCCAGTTATGATAAAGAAGAACTCACTGAGAACTATACTACTTCAAGTAGCTCAAACCTTCAAGCAGGCGGTACAGTACAACTCACCTCTGTTGAAGACATTAAAATCCAAGGCTCCAACATAGCCGCAGGAGGAGATGTAACTCTAGATGCACAAGGTGATGTACTTATCACTGAAGCCAAAGATACGATGGACTCTACTTTGGATGAGATGCATGCTACAGCGGAAGTGTCCGTTTCTGTTACACATAGTGCAGCACAAGCAGCAGTAGCAGTACAAGGGGTCAATGATGCAAAGAACCAAGTCAAACAAGCTGCGCGTGACTATCGTAAGTACAAAAAAGAACTTAAAAACCATGAATCCACACTAGCAACGCTCCAACAGGAACTACAAGAAGTTAAACCCGGAGTAAGTCAAGAAGATATAGATGAGCTCACAGAGCTTATAACTGAAAGTAAAGAAGATGAAAAATACTACACTGCAAGCATCGAAGCAGCAGGAGCAAACCTCGTTTCTAAAACCACTCAGGCAGCCCAAGCCTTAAAAGGAGCAGCAGCAAGTGCAGGAACGGCAGGTTTCTCAGCAAGTTTGGACTTAGATGTAGATGGCACTAAAACAAACACAAACACACAAAGCACAAGCTCTACAGCCAGTACGATACAAGTGGGCAACACCATAAACATCACTACAGGTATAGGAGAGGGACAGCAAGTCCTCATACAAAGTTCACACCTACAAGCAGGTAATAGTATCAATGTAGAGACAGAAGAGTTAAATATAGTAGCAAGTAAAGATACTTACCGTTCAGAGACAGAGTCAGAACACATCAGCGCCCATGCTTCAGTAAGTACAGCAGGAGGATACTCAGCCAGTGTCAGTGCAGACAAATCACACAGCCGAGAAAACCAAACGACTTACAGCAACTCCACTCTAAACGCAAATACCATCAACCTCACCACCACCCAAGATGCAAACATCAAAGGTGCAAACATACATGGCACTAAAGAGACTAACCTAAATGTAGGTGGAGACCTAAACATCGCCTCTGTGCAAAACAGAACAAGAACAACCAATAACTCTGTGGGAGCCAGTGCGGGGATAAGCGGAAGTACAGGATTGGATAACCCGATGACTACAGGTGAAAACCAAAATGAGTCCGGAGTATCAAACATAAATGGAACCAATGCAGGATCAAACACAGCCAACGGAAGAAGTAGAAGCAAAGAGACTGTACTTACAAGTATCGCAGGTGCTACAGTAAACATTAACACCACAGGAAACACAGACCTCAAAGGGGCACAGATAGTAGCAGGAGAGGTAGATGAAGAGGGTAACTTTATAGACAATGGACAACTTACCCTCAACACAGGTACCCTTACACACTCAGACTTTTCTAACACAAGTTATGAAAGTTCTACATCAGCAAGCCTAAACACAAATGTAAGCATCAATAACCAACCTGCCAACCCACAAGACCCAACAAGCACAGATCAAACAGACCTGAACATAAACTCAAGCCAAGTAACAGCAAGTAACACACAAACCACTAGCAAAACAAAAACACTGGCAACCTTAGGAGAAGGTACAGTCATCATAGGAAGCGTAGAGACAGAAGCAGACAGTACACTTAACCGTAATACAGACACTATAGATAAAGAGATTTACTCTGTGACACAACAACAAGGATATGTTGACCTTACTGTGGATCATAGGTTGTTAAGTGAGGATGGTCAAGCTGAGATAAAAGAAGATATGGAAAAAGTAGGAGAAAGTACACAAATAGTTACCTCTACCCTTCCTTCAGCAAGTGATGATAATGTCATTCTTTCTGCATTAGGTACGGTACTTGATACCCTATCTTATGCTACAGCAGGCATCACACCAAGTGAAGAAACGAATGGTGGACTTTTAGGAAATATTCCTATACTATTTGGGGATAATGATATTGAGCATAAGGTATTACAAGTAAAATCAGAGAGTATGTTGACCGAGGAGAATAAAAATGACTTTATCCCGATGAAAGAGAGTGAATATTATAAAAGTGTATCCCAAGAAGACAGAGATGCTTTGGATGCGTTAGGAAACCTCTATGTCTCAAAAGCACCTGTAGTGATAGATGCAAATAATGCAACCTATCAAAATGGAACCAATGGGATGATGAACAATGAAATACAAGCTCTAAGGAATATGATAACACAAACACATGTAGAAGGGGATACAAATATCAATGGAACCCTTAACTATAATCCAACACATGGATTTTTAGGAGATTTAATTGAGTCTGGGGTAGATAAAAATGGTGGAACCACCGGTATTGCAAGACAAACAGGAGAGTTTATGTATGATGTAACCCATGCAAGAGGAACAAGCGGTGCCAACTTTGCAAACCATTCACAAGGAAATGCCTTGGTATATGCAGGAGTAAACTATATTAATGCTACGAGTGGATTTGATGAAGCAGCGTATTTCATAGACTTATCTAAAGCAGAAGATGAACAAAAGGATGGTCTGCCAAGCGTAACTGGTTTTGGAAGTCCTATGTCGTACGATACAATGAACAAGTTATTTGTTGAAACCGGCTTTGAGTTTACAGGAAACTTTACGAATGAAAATGATTATGTAGGAGAAGGTATAGGGGCCAATACAGGACACAATGGGAGTGCAACTATATTAAAGAAACTAAATCTTTATAATGCAGCACTGCTTTTTGACGTTTTACCTACTCCTTCTCCTCATGGTAGATATAACTGCGACCCAAGCAAAGGGCAAATCTGTGGAGACAGACCATGA